The stretch of DNA TTTGAGACAAACATGGTGACTATTTCTACAGTTTACCCTGGAGCTTCTCCGAGTGAGGTAGAAACTTCGGTAACAAGAAAGATTGAAGATGCAGTTGGTTCTTTAGAAAATGTAAAAAAAGTAGAATCATCATCATACGAAAGTTTATCGGTAATTATGGTTCAATTAAACACAGGAGCCGATGTAAACTATGCTTTGAATGATGCTCAAAGAAAGGTAAATGCTATTTTAGCAGACCTTCCAGAAGATGCTGATCCGCCGTCACTCCAAAAATTTTCTTTGGATGATTTACCGATTATGACCTTAAGTATTTCAAGTGATAAATTAAATAATAAAGAACTTTATGACCTGTTAGATAAAAAATAGAACCTATTTTTTCGAGAGTAAATGGTGTTGCTCAGGTTGATTTGGTTGGAGGACAGGAAAGAGAAATTCAAGTTAATTTGGATGAAAAGAAAATGCAAGGTTATGGAATAACCATTTCAGAAGTTCAGCAAACAATCCTTACATCTAACTTAGATTTCCCTACAGGTGCTTTGAAAACTAGAACATCTAGATCTACCATTAGACTTTCTGGAAAGTATAAAAATATAGCAGAGATGAATAATCTTGTAGTCTCAAGTAAAAATGGTCTACAGGTTCGTTTATCAGATATTGCAACGGTTTTTGATACTCAAAAAGATGTTGAAAAAGTTGCTAGATACAATCAATTACCAACCATTCTACTTCAAGTAAAAAAACAATCTGATGCAAATGCTGTAACTGTATCAGAATCGATTAAAAAAACCATTACAGATGTTCAAAATAATTATAAAACTCAAGAAATTAAAGTTAATATTGTAGATGACACTACTGACTTTACTTTAGAAGCAGCAGATCACGTAATCTTTGATTTGTTTTTGGCTATTATTTTGGTTGCTGTGGTAATGTTATTATTCCTTCACAACATCAGAAACGCATTTATCGTTATGGTTTCCATCCCAATGTCATTGATTGCAACTGTAATCGGAATGTACTTAATGGGATATACCTTAAATTTGATGAGTTTATTGGGACTTTCACTAGTTGTAGGTATTCTTGTGGATGATGCCATTGTGGTTTTGGAAAACGTGTACCGTCACATGGAGATGGGGAAAAGCAGAATTCGAGCAGCATATGATGGAGCTTCTGAGATTGGATTTACTGTAACAGCTATTACCTTAGTAATTGTGGTAGTTTTCTTGCCAATTGCAATGAGTTCTGGTTTAGTTTCAGACATTTTAGCACAATTCTGTGTAACCGTGGTTATTGCAACAATGTTCTCTTTATTAGCTTCATTTACAATTATCCCTTGGTTATCTTCAAGATACGGTAAATTAGTTCATCTTTCTGGAAAAAATCCTTTTGAGAATTTTATTCTTTGGTTCGAAAAACAATTAGAAAAATTTACACATTGGATTACTGAAATATTAGAATGGTGCCTAAAATCTACATTTAGAAGAATAATGACGGTAATTGTGACCTTTATTATTTTGATTTCTTCATTCATGTTAGTGGCATTTGGATTTATTGGAGGTGAATTCTTCCCGAAAATGGATAGAGGTCAATTCCTAGTTCAAATGGAATTACCAAAAGATGCTTCAGTAGAAAAAACTAACCAAATAACTTTAGAAGTTGAAAAATTCCTTAGAAATGATAAGGATGTAGTAAATATGATTACTACAGTTGGTCAACAATCTTCAGGTTTTGGAGGGGCACAAGCAACTTTATACCAGTCGGAAATCCAAGTTATTTTAACAGATAAATCTGAGCGTGATGAAAGTACAGATATTAAATCTGCTAAAATTAAAAGAGCGTTAGAAGAAAAATTTACTGGAGTCGAATTTAAAACCGCACCAATTGGTTTGATGGGAGCAGATAACGCACCTATTGAATTGGTCGTAACAGCTCAAGATAACGAAACTGCCAACAAAGAAGCTAACAGAATTCTCGAATTGTTGAAAAAAGTTCCTGGTTCTGTAGATGCTGAATTATCAACTGACTCTGGAAATCCAGAAGTTCAGGTAAATATAGATAGGGATAAAATGGCCACTTTAGGTTTAAATCTTTCAAGTGTAGGACAAACCATGCAAACAGCATTCAGTGGAAATACTGACGGTAAATTTAGAGCTGGAGAATATGAATATGACATAAACATCCGTTTTGGAGATGCAAATAGGCAATCCATTGAAGATGTAAGAGATTTAAAATTCACAAATTCGCAAGGAGAACAAATTAGACTAAGCCAATTTGCAGAAGTAAGAATGGGTTCAGGTCCGAGTTTGCTAGAACGTAGAGACAAATCACCTTCAGTAAAAGTAAAATCAAAAGTAGTGGGTCGTCCTGTTGGAGATGTTGCAAATGAATGGGCAGCTCAATTTATGGAAAATGAAAAAACAAAACCTGCTGGAGTAAGCTACATTTGGAGTGGTGACATGGAAAATCAAACAGAAGGTTTTGGTACTTTAGGAATTGCTTTATTAGCTGCAATTATATTGGTATATTTAGTAATGGTATCACTTTACGACTCATTTGTTTATCCATTTGTAGTTTTGTTCTCAATTCCTTTGGCTTTAATAGGTGTAATGGTTATTCTAGCAATTACTGGGAATTCATTAAACATCTTTACTATGCTTGGTATGATTATGTTGATTGGTTTAGTAGCAAAAAATGCCATTATGCTTGTGGACTTTACTAATATGCGAAAAGCAGTTGGAGAAACAACACATAATGCCCTAATTCAGGCTAATCATGCACGTTTACGTCCGATTTTAATGACCACTATTGCGATGATTTTTGGTATGATTCCAATTGCAATTGCTAAAGGAGCTGGTGCTGAAATGAATAACGGTTTAGCATGGGTAATTATTGGCGGATTAACTTCTTCGTTATTCTTAACTTTAATTATTGTACCTGTAGTGTACTCGCTGTTTGATTCTATTTTAAGAAGAATGGGTAAACATGAAAAAATTGACTACGATGCTGCTATAAAAGCCGAATATGATCACAAAGAATTAAGTGAAGATGGTTTCACACCTAAACATGAAATTTAATATATATAGACAATAAACTAAAAAATCCCGCAAATTGCGGGATTTTTTAGTTTTGGGTTAGTTATGATATTTTTAAAAAAATTAGTTTTTAGCTAAAGTTTCTCTTGACCATTTTTTTACATCCGCAATGCGACTATTAGAATAATCAACTTCACTTAATGAATTTTCATTCCAAAAGAACCATTTTCCAGTTTTCATACCATTGCTGTATTCACCCATAGTTAATTTAGTTCCATCTTCGTTAAAAGACGACCATTTTCCATGAAGTTTTCCATCTAAGTAAAAACCTTGTTCTTTAATTTGTCCGTTATCGTGATAATATGTTGCTTTTACCATTTGGTCAACCACTTCGAATTTTGGTTCAACTTGAGCAAACATTACTCCAGAAACCAATAAAACCGCTACAATCATTACTTTTTTCATATCCTTTTCAATTATTAGGTTAACATTTATATAACAAATATAAAAATATTTTTACACTAAACAAACTATTTCTTAACAATTTGGTAACATTGAGAAGGTTTAACATAAAAAAAGACCATTGGTTACCCAATGGTCTTTGTAAATAAACCTAATATATTACTTTAGTAATGTATCTATTGTCTGGTAGATATCCTCTGCAGAAGGTCTTGGAGCATCAGCATTTACAATTTCTCCTTTTGGTCCAATGATAATAAATCTCGGAATTCCATTTATTTGATAACCTTTTACAAAATCTGAATTCCAATCTTTATCTGCAAAAAGTTGAACTCCTCCTAATTCTTTATCTTTTACAAATTTTTTCCATTTATCATGATCTTTAGCTTGATCGATAGAAATACTAACAAAAACAATCTCTTTTTTACCATGATAATGTTCTTCTAATTTCTTTAAAGCTGGAATCTCTGCACGACAAGGTCCGCACCAAGTTGCCCAAACATCTACATAAACATATTTGCCTTTAAAATCATCTAAGCTCGTATTTCCCCCTTTGTAATTTTCATAATTAAATGTTGGCGATTTTTGCCCATTAAGTTTTCGCACTTTTAAACTTTCGTTATAATAAGCTTGTAAACCCGCCATACTTTGTTCAAAATCTTTTTTATAGGCGTTTACAAAGTTTGTTTCTAAATCTTTGCCTTCAAATTTATTTAGTGTAAATTCTTTTCTTTTTTGTAATAATTGTGGAAATTCTGTTTCCGATGCTTGTAACATACCTGCATAATCAAACTTTTCATCATCTAGAGCCATTTCAGCTAAAAAATTGTTTTCATTTGCACCATCCCCTTCAAAGATTATGCTTTCATCAAATTTCTCAGCATTTAGAGACATCCTTAAATCATATCCGTTTTTTAAATATAGTTTTGCATATTCTGCTCCATCAAACAATTGATAAAATCCTTCTTCCACAGAGAATTCATCACTAAAATTTCCTTCCTTATCTGCTACAACAATTTTATTAAAAGATCTTGATCTAATAACTAAAGTATCACTATGCCTGTTTTCAATCGTTGCTCTAAACCTAACCTTATCATTATCAATTTTTGTAAATGATAATGTAATAAGAGCAACAAAAAGTAATGCTATTTTCTTCATAAATTTATACGTTTCGGTAAATATACTTTTTTAAACTAAAACTAAAGCAAAATAATTATGGATTATCCTGATGTGAAACGTTAAAATTTGATTTTTGTTGTTATTTTTGCAAAAAATTATTCTAATGTATAGAAGTCATTCTTGTGGCGAATTAAATGCTACACATATAAATAATGAAGTAACACTTGCTGGTTGGGTTCAAAAAACTCGTGATAAAGGTTTTATGATTTGGGTTGATTTGCGTGATCGTTACGGAATAACTCAATTAATTTTTGACGAACAAAGAACAGCAAAAGAAGTTTTTGAAAAAGCAAAAACACTTGGTAGAGAGTTTGTAATTCAAGTTAAAGGAACAGTTATTGAGCGTGAATCTAAAAATAAAAATATTGCAACTGGTGATATTGAAATATTAGTTTCTGAATTGACTATCTTAAACGAAGCAATGTTACCACCTTTTACAATTGAAGATGAAACAGATGGTGGTGAAGATTTAAGAATGAAATATCGTTATTTAGATATTCGTAGAAATCCTGTAAAAAATAACTTATTATTCCGTCATAAAGTTTCTATGGAAGTAAGAAAATATCTTACAGACCAAGGGTTTTGTGATGTGGAAACACCCTATTTAATTAAATCTACTCCAGAAGGTGCTCGTGACTTCGTTGTGCCTAGTAGAATGAACGAAGGGCAGTTTTATGCATTACCACAATCGCCGCAAACTTTCAAACAATTATTGATGGTAGGCGGTATGGATAAATACTACCAAATTGTTAAGTGTTTCCGTGATGAAGATTTACGTGCCGACCGCCAACCTGAGTTTACTCAAATTGACTGTGAAATGGCATTTGTGGAACAAGAAGACATTTTAAACATGTTTGAAGGTTTAACACGTCATTTACTAAAAGAAATAAAAGGCATAGAAGTAGAAAAATTCCCTAGAATTACTTACGACTACGCTATGAAAACTTACGGAAATGACAAACCAGACATTCGTTTTGGAATGAAGTTTGGTGAGTTAAATGAAGTTGCACAACATAAAGATTTTGGAGTTTTCAATAACTCAGAATTAGTTGTTGGTATTGCTGTTCCAGGATGCGCTTCTTTTACTAGAAAAGAAATCGATGCGTTAATTGATTGGGTAAAACGTCCACAAGTTGGTGCTAGTGGAATGGTTTACTGTAAATATGAATTAGACGGAAGTTTAAAATCTTCTGTAGATAAATTCTACGACCAAGAAGATTTAAAAAAATGGGCTGAAGTTACAGGTGCACAACCTGGAGATCTAATCTTAGTACTATCTGGAAATGCAGATAAAACGAGAACACAATTATCTGCTTTACGAATGGAATTAGGAAATCGTTTAGGTTTACGTAAACCAGATGAATTTGCTCCATTATGGGTTGTAGATTTCCCACTTTTGGAATGGGATGAAGAAAGCGGACGTTATCATGCGATGCACCATCCATTTACATCGCCAAAACCAGAAGATATTCATTTAATTGATTCAAACCCTGGAGCAATTAGAGCAAATGCTTATGATATGGTGTTAAATGGAAATGAAATTGGCGGTGGTTCTATTCGTATTCACGATAAAGGATTACAAGCTAAAATGTTTGATTTATTAGGTTTTACACCAGAAGAAGCAGAAAATCAATTTGGTTTCTTAATGAATGCATTCCAATTTGGCGCACCACCACACGGAGGTTTGGCTTTTGGTTTAGATCGTTTGGTTTCTATTTTAGGTGGACAAGAAACCATTCGTGATTTTATTGCGTTCCCTAAAAATAATAGCGGTAGAGATGTGATGATTGATGCGCCTTCTGTAATTGACAACCACCAATTAGATGAATTACATATTCAATTAAAATAAGCAAAAAGGACTCAAATTGAGTCCTTTTTTTAACTTTAAAAACATGAAATACTTTATATTAAGTTTATTGATTTTGTTTTTCGCCTTTGTAGGATATGGTTCTTATTTGAATTCAGAAATTGCAAAATCTGGAGATAAATGGATTGGGATTGGAGTGTTATTAATTGCATTCGGAATTATGCCACTTTTTATAATTCATAGATATAAAAAAAGTAAATTAAAGGAATACTTGAATTCTCAACTCGATAAAAACAGCGAAAAAACTGAAAATCAGTAAATTTCTTAAAAAAAAACTTTGTCACGTCATTAATAAAACTATCTTTGAACATTATTAATTTTATTTTTTATTTATGCGAACAGGCAAAGTAAAATTCTTCAATGAAGAAAAAGGTTACGGTTTCATTACTGATGATGCAACTGGAAAAGACATTTTCGTACACGCTACAGGTTTAAGAGTAGAGAAATTAGAGCAAGGTGATGCTGTAAGTTACGAAGAAGAAGACGGAAAAAAAGGTAAAGTAGCTGCTCAAGTAGTAGTTATCGAAGACTAATATAGATTACGCTTATTATTTTTTGATTACCTAGGTAAAAACAA from Flavobacterium haoranii encodes:
- a CDS encoding toxin-antitoxin system YwqK family antitoxin gives rise to the protein MKKVMIVAVLLVSGVMFAQVEPKFEVVDQMVKATYYHDNGQIKEQGFYLDGKLHGKWSSFNEDGTKLTMGEYSNGMKTGKWFFWNENSLSEVDYSNSRIADVKKWSRETLAKN
- a CDS encoding TlpA family protein disulfide reductase, which codes for MKKIALLFVALITLSFTKIDNDKVRFRATIENRHSDTLVIRSRSFNKIVVADKEGNFSDEFSVEEGFYQLFDGAEYAKLYLKNGYDLRMSLNAEKFDESIIFEGDGANENNFLAEMALDDEKFDYAGMLQASETEFPQLLQKRKEFTLNKFEGKDLETNFVNAYKKDFEQSMAGLQAYYNESLKVRKLNGQKSPTFNYENYKGGNTSLDDFKGKYVYVDVWATWCGPCRAEIPALKKLEEHYHGKKEIVFVSISIDQAKDHDKWKKFVKDKELGGVQLFADKDWNSDFVKGYQINGIPRFIIIGPKGEIVNADAPRPSAEDIYQTIDTLLK
- the aspS gene encoding aspartate--tRNA ligase; the protein is MYRSHSCGELNATHINNEVTLAGWVQKTRDKGFMIWVDLRDRYGITQLIFDEQRTAKEVFEKAKTLGREFVIQVKGTVIERESKNKNIATGDIEILVSELTILNEAMLPPFTIEDETDGGEDLRMKYRYLDIRRNPVKNNLLFRHKVSMEVRKYLTDQGFCDVETPYLIKSTPEGARDFVVPSRMNEGQFYALPQSPQTFKQLLMVGGMDKYYQIVKCFRDEDLRADRQPEFTQIDCEMAFVEQEDILNMFEGLTRHLLKEIKGIEVEKFPRITYDYAMKTYGNDKPDIRFGMKFGELNEVAQHKDFGVFNNSELVVGIAVPGCASFTRKEIDALIDWVKRPQVGASGMVYCKYELDGSLKSSVDKFYDQEDLKKWAEVTGAQPGDLILVLSGNADKTRTQLSALRMELGNRLGLRKPDEFAPLWVVDFPLLEWDEESGRYHAMHHPFTSPKPEDIHLIDSNPGAIRANAYDMVLNGNEIGGGSIRIHDKGLQAKMFDLLGFTPEEAENQFGFLMNAFQFGAPPHGGLAFGLDRLVSILGGQETIRDFIAFPKNNSGRDVMIDAPSVIDNHQLDELHIQLK
- a CDS encoding cold-shock protein codes for the protein MRTGKVKFFNEEKGYGFITDDATGKDIFVHATGLRVEKLEQGDAVSYEEEDGKKGKVAAQVVVIED